The Euphorbia lathyris chromosome 3, ddEupLath1.1, whole genome shotgun sequence genome contains a region encoding:
- the LOC136223554 gene encoding uncharacterized protein isoform X1, which produces MKGTISLVLNPLEGNDYEQQDEETEGQNGEMYGMAQKIQRMAAYKPETSKKGEELSWQKYSLWRQEQKSRVARLQKQLKAKWEFDQLIEEQLNMFHAHYNRPMVSTSFKDVAEFLMPASAPPHELAALTWLGEWRPSAIMDLVTGLVHSPISCSSSIKYSSSTKKIISQFVNEIRIEEAIIESEMAEIQATCILHLPFSPFNNNRPRTIALSCIQAEFKKIEKVIMKAQQLRFKALEVGIKRILSQTDGAEFLVAFVGIQDLIHKFAVEQKLPHLPAAVPGNSFVYKIQEGMGKRALKQRSSIQENLCHTNRSSGVVKMSRY; this is translated from the exons ATGAAAGGGACAATCTCGCTCGTTTT GAATCCTTTGGAAGGAAATGACTATGAACAACAGGATGAAGAAACAGAAGGTCAAAATGGTGAGATGTATGGCATGGCCCAGAAAATACAGCGCATGGCAGCTTACAAGCCAGAAACTAGTAAAAAAG GTGAAGAGCTCTCCTGGCAAAAATATAGTCTGTGGAGACAAGAGCAGAAGAGTAGAGTAGCAAGACTGCAGAAACAGCTCAAGGCAAAGTGGGAATTCGATCAGTTAATTGAGGAACAACTGAATATGTTCCATGCCCATTACAATCGTCCCATGGTCTCAACCAGTTTTAAGGATGTAGCTGAGTTCCTCATGCCTGCATCAGCCCCACCCCATGAACTAGCTGCCCTCACCTGGCTTGGGGAGTGGCGTCCGTCTGCCATTATGGATCTCGTTACTGGCCTGGTGCACTCACCAATCTCTTGCTCATCATCCATCAAGTATTCAAGCAGCACCAAAAAGATCATCTCACAGTTTGTCAATGAAATACGCATCGAGGAGGCAATAATCGAATCAGAGATGGCCGAGATTCAAGCCACATGTATCCTTCACCTTCCATTTTCTCCTTTCAACAATAATCGACCACGAACTATTGCATTAAGCTGCATTCAAGCGGAGTTCAAGAAGATTGAAAAGGTCATCATGAAGGCCCAACAACTCAG GTTCAAGGCATTGGAGGTGGGGATTAAGAGGATATTAAGCCAAACTGATGGAGCAGAGTTTTTAGTGGCATTTGTTGGAATTCAAGATTTGATCCATAAGTTTGCAGTAGAACAGAAGTTACCACATCTCCCAGCAGCAGTGCCTGGAAATAGTTTTGTATATAAGATACAAGAAGGGATGGGAAAACGTGCTCTAAAGCAAAGAAGCAGCATTCAAGAGAATCTATGTCATACAAATAGATCAAGCGGAGTTGTGAAAATGAGTAGATATTGA
- the LOC136223554 gene encoding uncharacterized protein isoform X2 gives MKGTISLVLNPLEGNDYEQQDEETEGQNGEMYGMAQKIQRMAAYKPETSKKELSWQKYSLWRQEQKSRVARLQKQLKAKWEFDQLIEEQLNMFHAHYNRPMVSTSFKDVAEFLMPASAPPHELAALTWLGEWRPSAIMDLVTGLVHSPISCSSSIKYSSSTKKIISQFVNEIRIEEAIIESEMAEIQATCILHLPFSPFNNNRPRTIALSCIQAEFKKIEKVIMKAQQLRFKALEVGIKRILSQTDGAEFLVAFVGIQDLIHKFAVEQKLPHLPAAVPGNSFVYKIQEGMGKRALKQRSSIQENLCHTNRSSGVVKMSRY, from the exons ATGAAAGGGACAATCTCGCTCGTTTT GAATCCTTTGGAAGGAAATGACTATGAACAACAGGATGAAGAAACAGAAGGTCAAAATGGTGAGATGTATGGCATGGCCCAGAAAATACAGCGCATGGCAGCTTACAAGCCAGAAACTAGTAAAAAAG AGCTCTCCTGGCAAAAATATAGTCTGTGGAGACAAGAGCAGAAGAGTAGAGTAGCAAGACTGCAGAAACAGCTCAAGGCAAAGTGGGAATTCGATCAGTTAATTGAGGAACAACTGAATATGTTCCATGCCCATTACAATCGTCCCATGGTCTCAACCAGTTTTAAGGATGTAGCTGAGTTCCTCATGCCTGCATCAGCCCCACCCCATGAACTAGCTGCCCTCACCTGGCTTGGGGAGTGGCGTCCGTCTGCCATTATGGATCTCGTTACTGGCCTGGTGCACTCACCAATCTCTTGCTCATCATCCATCAAGTATTCAAGCAGCACCAAAAAGATCATCTCACAGTTTGTCAATGAAATACGCATCGAGGAGGCAATAATCGAATCAGAGATGGCCGAGATTCAAGCCACATGTATCCTTCACCTTCCATTTTCTCCTTTCAACAATAATCGACCACGAACTATTGCATTAAGCTGCATTCAAGCGGAGTTCAAGAAGATTGAAAAGGTCATCATGAAGGCCCAACAACTCAG GTTCAAGGCATTGGAGGTGGGGATTAAGAGGATATTAAGCCAAACTGATGGAGCAGAGTTTTTAGTGGCATTTGTTGGAATTCAAGATTTGATCCATAAGTTTGCAGTAGAACAGAAGTTACCACATCTCCCAGCAGCAGTGCCTGGAAATAGTTTTGTATATAAGATACAAGAAGGGATGGGAAAACGTGCTCTAAAGCAAAGAAGCAGCATTCAAGAGAATCTATGTCATACAAATAGATCAAGCGGAGTTGTGAAAATGAGTAGATATTGA